In the genome of Gloeotrichia echinulata CP02, one region contains:
- a CDS encoding SGNH/GDSL hydrolase family protein, translating into MRDLYLLAASLLTGWAIPASTLPHLSIILPENSRIQSNFQQVSQLTIGERIISPVDISLSQLSNQALQPLKPLPVSRASLLNPSAKISSRVLVSGSQLYYQRLAALKTGQIYKRVDDDSLQSLWESGKKSQLTYEDWKNLLALEAKALAQGQGANHLSILVGDSLSMWFPKEKLPAGKIWLNQGISGDTSNGIFKRLVAFSATRPDVIYIMAGINDLRKGTTDEVILRNHRQIMRRLRQTHPKAEIIIQSILPTRLPTIPNRRIRHLNAQLAVIAKEEGANYLNIHNWFTDFEGNLRFDLTTDGLHLSPEGYDVWRAALEQMELKLTKR; encoded by the coding sequence ATGAGGGACCTTTATCTGTTGGCAGCAAGTTTGTTAACAGGATGGGCAATACCAGCATCGACTCTTCCACATCTGTCGATTATCCTGCCAGAAAATTCTCGAATCCAGTCGAATTTCCAACAGGTTTCGCAGCTAACAATAGGTGAGAGAATCATTTCCCCTGTGGATATATCATTATCGCAATTGAGTAATCAGGCTTTGCAACCCCTAAAGCCATTACCAGTGTCAAGAGCATCATTACTTAACCCCAGTGCTAAAATATCTAGCCGTGTACTGGTATCTGGTAGTCAACTTTACTACCAAAGATTAGCGGCTCTGAAAACAGGTCAGATTTATAAACGTGTCGATGATGATAGCTTGCAATCATTATGGGAGTCAGGCAAAAAGAGTCAACTAACCTATGAGGACTGGAAAAATTTATTAGCTTTGGAAGCCAAAGCACTAGCCCAAGGTCAAGGCGCAAATCATCTCAGCATCTTAGTAGGTGATTCTTTGAGCATGTGGTTTCCCAAAGAAAAACTGCCTGCTGGTAAAATTTGGCTGAATCAGGGTATATCTGGAGACACTTCAAATGGTATCTTCAAAAGATTAGTGGCATTTTCAGCAACTCGACCGGATGTAATCTACATCATGGCGGGAATCAATGACTTACGCAAGGGTACTACTGATGAAGTAATTTTGCGTAATCATCGCCAGATTATGCGCCGCTTACGCCAGACTCACCCAAAAGCGGAAATTATTATCCAATCAATTTTGCCTACTCGCCTACCGACAATTCCCAATAGACGAATTCGTCATCTTAACGCACAATTAGCCGTCATCGCCAAAGAAGAAGGAGCTAATTATCTGAATATCCATAATTGGTTTACAGACTTTGAAGGAAATTTGCGCTTTGATCTAACCACAGATGGATTACATCTGTCGCCAGAGGGGTATGATGTTTGGCGCGCGGCACTAGAGCAAATGGAATTAAAGTTAACTAAGCGGTAA
- a CDS encoding DUF4864 domain-containing protein: MKVTHSDLIAIRSVIERQLQAFQQDDSVRAFAFASPEIQVQFRSPENFLQMVKLGYPAVYRPRSVLFEEITTIQGFVTQPVLLLAPDGVPVRGLYLMEKQPDATWKINGCFLVPVEAEII; this comes from the coding sequence ATGAAAGTCACTCATAGCGATTTAATTGCCATCCGTTCTGTCATTGAACGCCAACTGCAGGCCTTTCAACAGGACGATTCTGTACGCGCATTTGCTTTTGCTAGTCCGGAAATTCAAGTGCAATTCCGTAGCCCAGAAAACTTTCTGCAGATGGTAAAGTTGGGCTATCCGGCGGTTTATCGTCCTCGGTCTGTATTATTTGAGGAAATCACAACCATTCAGGGATTTGTAACTCAGCCAGTGTTGTTACTTGCTCCTGATGGAGTTCCCGTAAGAGGATTGTATTTGATGGAAAAACAGCCCGATGCTACCTGGAAAATTAACGGGTGCTTTCTCGTTCCTGTGGAAGCCGAGATTATTTAA
- the larE gene encoding ATP-dependent sacrificial sulfur transferase LarE produces the protein MMLTEKLEGLKALFGEMEQALIAYSGGVDSTLVAKIAYDVLGDRALAVTAVSPSLLPEELEDATIQAATIGIPHKIVETHEMENPNYTSNPVNRCYFCKSELHDTLKPLAMELGYPYVVDGVNADDLHDYRPGIQAASERGARSPLAEIGVSKAEVRELSQQLGLPWWDKPAQPCLSSRFPYGEEITIAKLQRVGRAEIFLRKLGVKNLRVRSVGDTARIELPPEQIKDFVLMTDLTSVVSAFQNLGFIYVTLDLEGYRSGKLNQVLNQEVLTQPNPQIK, from the coding sequence ATGATGCTGACAGAAAAACTTGAAGGACTAAAAGCTTTATTTGGCGAAATGGAGCAGGCGTTGATTGCTTACTCTGGGGGCGTTGATAGTACTTTGGTTGCGAAGATTGCTTATGATGTGTTGGGCGATCGCGCTTTGGCTGTGACGGCTGTTTCTCCCTCGCTGTTGCCAGAAGAGTTGGAAGATGCGACAATTCAAGCCGCGACTATTGGGATTCCTCATAAAATCGTCGAGACTCATGAGATGGAAAATCCCAATTACACCTCTAACCCTGTAAATCGCTGTTATTTTTGCAAAAGCGAATTGCACGATACTCTCAAGCCTTTAGCAATGGAGTTGGGTTATCCCTATGTGGTGGATGGCGTGAATGCTGATGATTTGCACGATTATCGCCCAGGAATTCAGGCTGCGTCAGAAAGAGGTGCGCGATCGCCTTTAGCTGAAATCGGTGTTAGTAAAGCCGAAGTCCGTGAACTTTCGCAACAACTTGGTTTACCTTGGTGGGATAAACCAGCTCAACCCTGTCTCAGTTCCCGTTTCCCCTATGGAGAAGAGATTACTATCGCTAAGTTACAACGAGTTGGTCGAGCAGAAATTTTCTTGCGAAAGCTGGGTGTGAAAAATTTGCGCGTGCGATCCGTTGGCGATACAGCACGAATTGAATTACCTCCAGAACAAATTAAAGATTTTGTGTTAATGACGGATTTAACTTCCGTAGTTTCCGCATTCCAAAATTTGGGATTTATCTACGTAACTCTGGATTTAGAAGGTTATCGCAGCGGTAAATTAAATCAGGTTTTAAATCAAGAAGTTCTGACTCAACCCAATCCCCAAATTAAATAA
- the hrmK gene encoding hybrid histidine kinase/response regulator HrmK translates to MQQYSSLPEQNSQIDATPTLLKKIQQLRAELWLESSLNQLQSHLNDYLLSVCTTVPQPEGTEAEVCQILVNALQSALNTSRVAMVLVQAEERVGRVCYLSRFPSRICQDSFLEVNLKTGKQLSLRLQEVIAVEDLQHLENQHPPIAWRLVDHAGGLLGWLIIPVASLRSDCDLIKASPDQRAELITRASQQFAVTLEQLRKIQSCQQQSQTLASSNQELERTNQLKNQFLANTSHEIRTPLSSIIGFTHLLLAQGYDPAKERHQEYLNIIQSSGKHLLALINDILDLSKIEANQLEVQWETVNVPALCRNVLALVKEKAANKGLKLLLDIDPNVTNLVADPLRLKQMLLNLLFNALKFTNTGTVGLKVFGIGEFVHFTVWDTGAGISKEDQAQLFQPYFQIANPHTSREEGTGLGLAVTLKLAQIHGGYVEVESEIDRGSKFIIVLPLTPMAAVGENEPDQSDGEATPSSSSSPVPITPSSSREILLLEDDVPNAKMMEVYLGRLGYQVTLVENAAKMWEVLTKLVPAVILIDVHLPDENGLDLVQQLRENQQYRMIPIIAQTAMAMKGDREICLAAGVNDYICKPIDLPLLGNLLAKYSQPVT, encoded by the coding sequence ATGCAGCAGTATTCAAGCTTACCAGAACAGAACTCACAGATAGATGCAACCCCGACACTTTTGAAAAAAATCCAGCAACTTCGCGCTGAGTTGTGGCTGGAGAGCAGTTTGAACCAGTTGCAAAGTCACCTTAATGATTACCTGCTTTCTGTTTGTACAACAGTGCCACAGCCAGAAGGCACAGAGGCAGAAGTTTGCCAAATTTTGGTAAACGCTCTCCAAAGTGCTTTGAACACCAGTAGGGTGGCGATGGTTCTGGTTCAAGCAGAAGAAAGAGTTGGTCGGGTTTGCTATCTTTCCCGCTTCCCATCCCGCATCTGTCAAGATTCATTCCTAGAAGTGAACCTAAAAACAGGTAAACAGCTAAGTTTGAGATTGCAAGAGGTAATAGCAGTGGAGGATTTGCAGCATCTGGAAAACCAACATCCACCGATTGCTTGGCGATTAGTCGATCATGCTGGTGGCTTGTTGGGCTGGCTGATTATCCCTGTGGCGTCCCTCCGGTCTGATTGCGACTTAATTAAAGCATCACCAGATCAAAGAGCCGAATTAATCACACGGGCTTCCCAGCAGTTTGCTGTAACTCTGGAACAGTTGAGGAAAATACAATCTTGCCAACAACAGTCTCAAACGTTAGCTAGCTCTAATCAAGAACTGGAGCGCACAAATCAACTAAAAAACCAGTTTTTGGCAAATACAAGTCACGAAATCCGCACACCGCTGAGTTCCATTATCGGGTTCACGCACTTGCTCTTGGCGCAAGGCTACGATCCCGCCAAAGAACGCCATCAAGAGTATTTAAATATCATTCAGTCCAGCGGTAAGCACCTGTTAGCGCTGATTAACGATATTTTGGATCTCTCGAAGATTGAAGCCAATCAGCTCGAAGTGCAGTGGGAAACAGTGAATGTGCCTGCTTTGTGTCGTAATGTTTTAGCACTGGTGAAAGAAAAGGCAGCAAATAAGGGATTGAAATTGCTCCTAGATATAGACCCGAATGTCACCAACCTGGTAGCTGACCCCTTGCGACTCAAGCAAATGCTGTTGAATCTCCTTTTTAACGCGCTAAAATTTACTAATACAGGAACTGTTGGCTTAAAGGTCTTTGGTATAGGTGAATTTGTACATTTCACAGTTTGGGATACTGGTGCTGGCATCTCCAAAGAAGACCAGGCTCAACTATTTCAACCCTATTTCCAAATTGCTAACCCCCACACTAGTCGCGAGGAAGGCACCGGTTTAGGGTTAGCGGTGACTTTGAAACTGGCTCAGATTCACGGTGGTTATGTGGAAGTGGAATCGGAAATTGATCGCGGCTCGAAGTTTATCATCGTACTTCCCCTGACGCCAATGGCCGCAGTAGGCGAAAATGAGCCAGATCAATCAGATGGCGAAGCAACTCCCTCCTCATCTTCATCACCTGTACCCATCACCCCAAGTTCGTCTAGAGAAATTTTATTACTGGAAGATGACGTACCCAACGCCAAAATGATGGAAGTTTACCTAGGTAGATTGGGCTATCAAGTGACTTTGGTAGAAAATGCTGCCAAAATGTGGGAAGTGCTGACAAAGTTAGTTCCAGCAGTAATTTTAATCGATGTACACCTGCCAGATGAAAATGGACTCGACCTAGTGCAGCAGCTGCGAGAAAATCAGCAGTATCGGATGATTCCGATAATTGCCCAAACAGCTATGGCCATGAAAGGCGATCGCGAAATTTGTCTGGCTGCTGGTGTCAATGATTATATTTGTAAGCCGATTGATTTACCGCTGTTAGGAAATTTGTTAGCAAAATATAGTCAACCAGTGACATAG